In Nymphaea colorata isolate Beijing-Zhang1983 chromosome 3, ASM883128v2, whole genome shotgun sequence, a genomic segment contains:
- the LOC116250367 gene encoding uncharacterized protein LOC116250367: MYVTRPLSFYKRSASALSLPPPEGPHSGYLLIQGQDGQDYNRCSCFGMPRDTRYKSLPLPQDRVLTVRHFEHRGGHEIVVHTDETIFIPVPGQPLSSNLYYVVRADGERMGLVSTCSSEEDVCSCQCRCIKDVAPQRLDSRNRYQRMKVTNRSGSFVIGSAASDGIPPQFLRRAGWAMYKSELLPPFPKIPEAQGLNAALRSKLPKFDFDVSKKRSEPVVVGEWYCPFIFIREFGGLDHPKAQMEQSFLYRMSLEQQWEEIFSVEAATDQDQAESVAVGTVVAREEALIGGRAEIHEEWKVEDGMMVLRAKNVKEGLVGVGLSVEIAQKMVEDQRKGPSDVVDVRVDRVFQSRKKPWKRFGCYVLVERYVLRRMNGEVVLTYSFRHTNRIQPKWE, translated from the exons ATGTATGTGACAAGGCCTCTCTCCTTCTATAAGAGATCTGCATCTGCATTGTCCCTTCCCCCTCCAGAGGGGCCTCACTCTGGATATCTCCTCATACAGGGCCAGGATGGACAAGATTACAACCGGTGCAGCTGCTTTGGGATGCCCAGGGACACAAGGTACAAGTCTCTTCCACTGCCTCAGGACAGGGTGCTCACAGTTCGCCATTTTGAACACAGAGGAGGGCATGAAATTGTAGTTCACACTGATGAGACAATCTTCATCCCGGTTCCTGGTCAGCCCTTGTCATCAAATCTCTACTATGTTGTTAGAGCAGATGGTGAACGTATGGG GCTTGTAAGCACCTGTTCCAGCGAGGAGGACGTATGTTCATGCCAATGCAGATGCATAAAGGATGTGGCTCCCCAACGCCTTGACTCCAGAAACAGGTACCAGAGAATGAAGGTAACAAATCGCTCCGGCAGCTTCGTGATTGGATCCGCTGCATCAGACGGGATTCCACCCCAGTTCCTGAGAAGAGCCGGATGGGCCATGTACAAATCCGAACTCCTGCCGCCGTTTCCAAAGATTCCCGAAGCACAAGGCCTCAATGCTGCTCTAAGATCAAAGCTGCCCAAATTTGATTTCGACGTATCAAAGAAGCGGTCGGAACCGGTTGTTGTGGGAGAATGGTACTGCCCATTCATATTCATAAGAGAATTTGGTGGCTTGGACCACCCCAAGGCACAGATGGAACAGAGCTTTCTGTACAGGATGAGTCTTGAGCAACAGTGGGAAGAGATCTTCAGTGTAGAAGCGGCCACAGACCAAGACCAAGCGGAGAGTGTGGCCGTGGGGACGGTGGTGGCAAGGGAAGAGGCGCTAATTGGTGGTCGAGCAGAAATTCATGAGGAATGGAAAGTGGAAGATGGGATGATGGTGCTGAGAGCGAAGAACGTGAAGGAGGGGCTGGTTGGTGTTGGCTTGAGCGTGGAGATTGCACAGAAAATGGTGGAGGATCAAAGGAAAGGTCCAAGTGATGTTGTGGATGTGAGGGTGGACAGGGTGTTTCAGTCAAGGAAGAAGCCATGGAAGAGATTTGGGTGCTACGTTTTGGTGGAGAGATACGTGCTCAGAAGGATGAATGGGGAAGTGGTGCTCACCTACAGTTTCAGGCATACAAATCGTATTCAGCCTAAGTGGGAGTAA